The Fusobacterium pseudoperiodonticum DNA window TCAAAAAATTCACAGACTTAGTTAATATGCTAGGTAGAAATAATTTTGAGATGGTACATCTTCAAAATGCAGCAGGAATTTATAATTATGATGTGGATATAGTTACACATATAAGAACAGGAATGTTAACTTATGGTCTTCAAGAAGCAGGATTCTATGATTTAGATATGAAACCAGTTTTTACAGGACTTATTGGTTATGTTGATTCTGTAAGATATGTAAATGAACTAGACTATGTTGCCTATCAAGAGCTATCTTCAATAGACCCAGGAACTAAAAAAATTGCAAAAATAAAAATAGGTTATGGTGATGGTTTTTCAAAAGCTAACAATAAAACTACTTGTCTTATAAAGAAAAAAGAATATGTTATTTCTCAAGTTACTATGGATAATACTTTTATCGAAGTTGATGATAGAGTCAATGTTGGAGATGAAGTACATTTATATCATAGACCTAACGAAATTAAAACAAAGACAAGTTTTAGTATGCTTGAACTTTTAATAGCTATATCACCTCTGAGAGTAAAAAGAATTTTTAAAGGAGAAGAAAACTAGATAATGATATTACTTTTTTTAAAATCAATAATTATTGGTATTGCTAATATAATCCCTGGAGTATCAGGAGGAACTTTAGCAGTTATGTTAAATGTCTATGATCCTATTACTGAAAAGATAGGAAATTTCTTTTTGGTTGATAG harbors:
- a CDS encoding alanine racemase, which codes for MDTSFFVSLDKKALYHNIEYLREYKQKELLPVLKANAYGHDILLIAKALYDYDIKVWAVARYSEAVSICEYFKTLSIDDFKILIFESLIDDYSLLEKYPQICPTLNSIKDLKNALANNISIDRLSLKIDFGFGRNGIKYEEVDELKNLIKYNSLKFLSIFSHLFSSSYTDGLEIIKKFTDLVNMLGRNNFEMVHLQNAAGIYNYDVDIVTHIRTGMLTYGLQEAGFYDLDMKPVFTGLIGYVDSVRYVNELDYVAYQELSSIDPGTKKIAKIKIGYGDGFSKANNKTTCLIKKKEYVISQVTMDNTFIEVDDRVNVGDEVHLYHRPNEIKTKTSFSMLELLIAISPLRVKRIFKGEEN